In the Afipia sp. GAS231 genome, GCAATGCGGGTGCTGGTCGACGCCGTCGGTCAACAGGCCGCCCTGATCGAAGCCGACATAGCCGGGAGGCGCGCCGATCAGGCGCGAAACCGTATGCCGCTCCATGTATTCCGACATGTCGAACCGGATCAGCTCGACGCCGAGCGACGCCGCGAGCTGTTTTGCCACCTCGGTCTTGCCGACACCGGTCGGACCCGAGAACAGATAGGAGCCGATCGGCTTTTCCGGTTCGCGCAAGCCGGCCCGCGACAGCTTGATCGAGGCCGAGAGCGCTTCGATCGCCTTGTCCTGGCCGAACACCACCCGCTTCAGGGTGGTTTCGAGATGCTTCAGCACCTCGGCATCGTCCTTCGACACGCTCTTGGGCGGAATCCGCGCCATGGTCGCGATCGTGGTCTCGATTTCCTTGATGCCGATGGTCTTCTTGCGCTTGTTCTCGGCCACCAGCATCTGCGCCGCACCGGACTCGTCGATGACGTCGATCGCCTTGTCGGGAAGCTTGCGGTCGTGGATGTAGCGCGACGACAATTGCACCGCGGCTTCGATCGCCTCGTTGGTGTATTTCAGCCGGTGGTAATCCTCGAAATAGGGTTTCAGGCCCTTGAGGATCGCAATGGCGTCTTCCACCGTCGGCTCGTTGACGTCGATCTTCTGGAACCGGCGCACCAGCGCGCGGTCCTTTTCGAAGTGCTGACGGTATTCCTTGTAGGTGGTCGAACCCATGCAGCGGATCGTGCCCGAAGCCAGCGCCGGCTTGAGCAGGTTGGATGCATCCATCGCGCCGCCGGAAGTGGCGCCGGCGCCGATCACGGTGTGGATCTCGTCGATGAACAGGATGGCGTTCGGATGCGCCTCCAGTTCCTTCAAAACTTGCTTGAGCCGTTCCTCGAAATCGCCGCGATAGCGCGTGCCGGCGAGCAGCGTGCCCATGTCGAGCGAGAACACGGTCGCCGCGGCCAGCACTTCCGGCACTTCGGAATCGACGATGCGCTTGGCAAGCCCTTCCGCGATCGCGGTCTTGCCGACGCCGGCCTCGCCCACGAACAGCGGATTGTTCTTCTGCCGGCGGCACAGCACCTGGATGGCGCGGTTGATCTCGGCATTGCGCCCGATCACCGGATCGATCTTTCCGTCGCGCGCCTTCTTGTTGAGATTGACGCAATAGGTATCGAGCGCCTCGCCCTTTTTCTTGGAGTCGTCGCTGCCCTTGGTCTCGGTCTCCTCGTCGACGCCGCGCACCGGGCGCGCCTCGGACACCCCGGGCCGCTTGGCGATGCCGTGGCTGATGTAGTTGACCGCGTCGTACCGCGTCATGTCCTGCTCCTGCAGGAAATAGGCGGCGTGGCTTTCGCGCTCCGCGAAGATCGCGATCAGGACGTTGGCGCCGGTCACTTCTTCGCGACCCGAAGATTGAACGTGAATCACGGCGCGCTGGATCACGCGCTGGAAGCCGGCAGTCGGCTTGGCGTCATCGGCGCCGTCAGTCACCAGATTTTCGAATTCGGTTTCGAGATAGTTGACGAGACTGGTGCGCAGCTTGTCGAGATCGACACTGCAGGCACGCATCACCGCCGCCGCATCCGAGTCATCGATCAGCGACAGCAGAAGGTGTTCGAGCGTCGCGTATTGATGATGGCGCTCGTTTGCAATCGCCAGCGCACGATGCAGGGATTGTTCAAGGCTTTGGGAAAAAGTTGGCATTCGCGTCCTCTATGGCCCCCAGTCATCATGATCGCCATTACCCGGTTGGGCAACAACAACCTTCGTCTTCCCCTGTCATATAGTTACATACGTTCGTGGCGAAAGGCCGGTTCCGCAAACGTGGTTTTCCTCTAAATTCACGCACCACGCGGACGCAACCACCCCCGAAAAACTACCGGGAATACGCTCGGCTTCCGTCAGCGAACATCGATGCAAGACCCGTTCCTTTTTTCGGCCGGGTCGGCGGTCATGCGCGGCTATTTCTTTTCCATCACGCATTGCAGGGGGTGTTGGTGCTTGCGCGCAAAATCCATCACCTGCGTGACTTTGGTCTCGGCGATCTCATAGGTAAACACGCCGCACTCGCCGATACCGTGGTGATGGACGTGCAGCATGATCTTGGTGGCCGCTTCGGCGTCCTTCTGGAAGAACTTCTCCAGCACGTGAACCACGAACTCCATCGGCGTGTAGTCGTCGTTCAGAATCAGCACGCGATACAGGTTCGGCCGCTTGGTCTTCGGCTTGACCTTGGTGATGACCGACGTCGACGGCCCATTGGCGCCGGGATTGCGGTTCTCGTCATTGCTCATTCGGGGAGCAAAAGCGGCTGACACCGCCGGCGCGGACGAACGGGCTTTGAAAGTTAACTGCAACATGGCTCAGGCGTTCGAAATCCCCAGGAGAAATTAGTCCGAAACCAGTCGGCATAACCCGGCACCCCGCCACAGGCCCAAGCGGCCATCGCAAGGTACCCGGCAGCGTCCCGGATCGCCGCTCCCGGCCCGACCCATTGACCGGATCGGCCGGCGGATCGGCTTGTTGGAATATGGGTCCGGCACCGGGTCCCCGCAAGCGCCTAAAGACGGCCCTGACGTGACCCGCGTCCGGCCTGATTCCCGGCCCGGCGATCCCTCTAAGGTTAATCGTTTCTGTCCGGTTTGACAAAGGAAGCCCCCCGCCCGTTTAGCGTCCATTGAGGATAGTCGGCGCTATCGGCGACCGATTCGCCCATGCGCGGGCTTTGACCCGCTTTTATCGGAACCGGTTTACCAGCTGTTTAGCCGCAAAGGCGGAAATGACCGCAGAAACCACATTGCGGTGAAAACCATGCTCGATACTACCATTTTCAGTCGTGTTCGCGCTGCCACCCGCCGGTTCGCGGGTGCCAACCAGGGTAATATCGCGGTGCTGTTTGCGATCGCGGCGGTGCCGGTCATCAGCTTCGTGGGAGCGGCGATCGACTATACCCGCGCCAACGCCGCCCGCTCGGCGATGCAGGCAGCGCTCGACTCCACCGCGCTGATGCTGGGCAAGGACCTGACCGACGGCACCATCACGACGTCGCAGATCAGCACGCAGGCAACGAACTACTTCAATGCGCTCTACAGAAATGCCGACGCCAAGTCGGTTTCGATCACCGCAACCTACACGGCCGCGGCCGGCAACGGTTCGACGATCCTGTTGGCCGGCAGCGGCATGGTAAATACGGACTTCATGAAGGTCGCGGGCTTCCCGAGCCTCAACTTCAACACCAATTCGACCGCGGCCTGGGGCAACGTGCGCATGCGCGTGGCGATGGCGCTCGACAACACCGGATCGATGGCTCAGGACGGCAAGATCGCCGCGCTGCGGACGTCCGCAGCCAGCCTCGTCGACCAACTCAGCGCGCTCGCCAGAAATCCCGGCGACGTCTACATTTCCGTGGTTCCCTTCGCCAAGGAAGTCAACGTCGGCAGCAGCAACCACACCCAGAGCTGGATCGACTGGAGCCTCTGGGACAGCAACTCCCTCACCAATAGCTGGGGAACGTGCAGCCAGGCCAGCAAGACGACCAGAAGCTCCTGCCAGAGCGCCGGCAAGGTATGGACCCCAGATCGCACCAAGTGGACCGGTTGCGTCACCGACCGTACTCCCCCTTACAACAGCCAGGATACCGCGCCGACGGCGGGCAACGTACCGACGCTGTTCCCCGCCGACGAATATTATGAAAACAGCCAGTACTACTGCAAAACGGGCAACAACCCGCCGTTGCAGAAGCTGATGCCGCTGAGCTACGACTGGACGGCGATCAAGGCGACCATCAACGCGATGCAGCCGACCGGCGGCACCAACCAGCCGATCGGCATCTCCTGGGCCTGGCAGTCGCTGCAGCAGACCTTGCCGCTGAGCGCGCCGGCCGAGGACAGCAACTATACCTACAAGCATGCGCTGATCGTGCTGTCCGACGGTCTCAATACCGAAGACCGCTGGCCGGCTCACGGCAACGGCAATACCCAGTATGGCGGTGCGATCGACGCCATTCAGCAGACACTGTGCACAAACATCAAGAATTCGGGCGTCGTCGTCTACGCGATCCAGCTCAACACCGGCTCGCCCGGCGATCCGACCTCGACCGCTCTGCAAAATTGCGCCAGCAGCCTCGACAAGTTCTACCTCGTCAGGGACGCGAGCCAGACCCTGTCGGTGTTCAACTCGATCGGCACGTCGCTCGCCAAGCTGCGCGTCGCGAAATAACGCCGCAGACATTAGCGCCCAAGAAAAAGACCAAGAAAAAGCCCGGCCATTACGGCCGGGCTTTTTGATTTGAGCGCTAGAAAAGCGCTTGCAGAGATTAGTGCGTAGCCGGGACGAACTTCGCGACCAGGCCCTCGTAGGGCTTGAAGGTCTGCTTGGCGAGATCGGTGTAGAGGCCGGCAATCTTCTGCGACTCGGCGACGAAGGTCTCATAGGCCGAACGGGCGAACTCGGTCTGCACTTCGAGCACCTTGTCCACCGACTTCACGCCGGAGAGCTTTTCAACAAACGACTTGGTGTCTTCGAACGACTTCTTGGCATAGTCGCCATAGGCGGTGGCGATCGCCTGAACGCCGCTCTGCAGGTTGCTCGCCGAAGCGGCGACCGACTCGAGATGCTCTTTGCTGTAGCTCTGAATGTCTTCAACTTTGACCATGATGGAATCCTTTTCCCAGATTGAACGTGCAACCGGGAGGTCCCGGCTCCCTAGACACATGGCCTGTATAGTGCACTGCACAATTATGTCAAGGATTATTGTGCGACGCACAAACTCTTTCGTGGATTCCCGGCATTTGCCGAGAACCCCGGGGTGTTACGCAACGGTTCGTTAATGTTTTGGAAACTCGCTCCGCCTAACCTGATTCTCGGACTTGTTCGCCTTCCGACAGACAGCCTGAAAGCTGTTTGTGAACAGCACCTTAGCTAGAACAGCGACCTGATCGGCCAACCGGGCCTCGCGTTTTGTCCGGATCGGCACAGCGAGCAGGAAAACACCGGGGGTCTTTGGGCACAATTTCGCCTCACGAACCGGTGATCAAGATAGAAATTGGGACGGGGAAGTAAATGCTTCGTACAACCTTGGCTTCCTCGCGCACTTTGCGAGCTTGCGTTCTCGGGCTGGCTACCTTCACGACAGCGATCCTGATCACCAGCGACAGCGCCGAAGCGCGCCGTTACCGGCATCGCCATGTCGTCAGCCATCACCGCAGCCACGACGCTGGCGAGAGCTACAGCCCGCAATTTTCGTCGATCATCGTCGACGGCAATTCCGGTGCGGTGCTGAGCTCGAATAATCCCGACGGCAGCCGCCACCCCGCTTCACTGACCAAGATCATGACGCTCTATTTGCTGTTCGAGCGTCTCGAAGCCAAGAAAATGAACCTCGATACCGAAATGGAAGTGTCCGAACACGCTTCCGAACAGGCGCCGACCAAGCTCGGCCTGCGCCCGGGACAGACCGTCAAGGTCGAGGACGCCATCAAGGGCCTCGTCACCCGTTCGGCCAACGACGCCGCCGTCGTGATCGCCGAAGCCATCGGCGGCGACGAAGACGATTTCGCCAAGATGATGACGCGCAAGGCGCGCGCACTCGGCATGACCAAGACCACCTATCGCAACGCCTCGGGCCTTCCCAACGACGAACAGGTGACGACGGCCCGCGACCAGGCCACCCTCGGCCGCGCGATCCAGGATCGCTTCCCGACCTACTACCGTTACTTCTCGACCTCGGTGTTCAACTATCACGGCCAGGCCATCCGCAACCACAATCGCCTGCTCGGCAATGTCGAAGGCGTCGATGGCATCAAGACCGGTTACACCCGCGCCTCCGGCTTCAACCTCGTGACCTCGATGCGCCGCGGCAACCGCCATCTGGTGGGCGTGGTGCTGGGCGGCCGCAGCGGCGGTTCGCGCGACGCCATCATGCGCAACCTGCTCGCAGAGAATCTGGAAAAGGGCGCGACCAGGCGTACCGTCGCCGCGATCACCGAGCGCAACCCGGCCGACGCCAATGCCGACGTGGCCGAAGCCGAAGCCGCTACCCGGCCGAGCGAGATGGTTCAGGTCAATGGCGCGATCGCGGCCTCAGAGCCTGGAATGGCCGCGCAAGCCGCGACCCGCCCGGTTGCTCCTGCAAAGCCCTCGCTGATGGCGGCCGCCGCCGCAGCCCTGCCTCCGCCGCCGGCCAAGGTCGAACCGCAAGCCAAGCCCGAGCCCGCGCAGTTCACCAGCGGCGTGATCCAGACCCAGCAGATCGCAGCGATCCCCGGGTCGGCCGAACCGATGAAGCCGGTCAAGGTCAAGACCGTCCAGGTCAAAGCAGGACCGATGAAGCTCGCCTCCGCCGGCCCGTCGCAGCCGGCGCCGCCGATCACCAGCACCATTCCGGCCCACCCCGAAGTCGCCGAGACCTCCAGCGCCGTGGTGGCGAGGGCCTCCGAGACCAACAAGACCGAAACAGCCCGCATGGATATGCCGCCGCAGCCTGCCAATTTCGGCACCCGCCAAGGCGTCCTCGGCGTCCTGCCCGCCTCCAGCGTCGCCTCTTCCGCGCCGAAAGCCAACCCGTCGCAGGCTCTCGCCTATGCCGATCCGGCACCGCGCGCGGTGCAGGAGAACGGCGCAATCAAGCCGGCCGCTCCGGCCGCAGCCCATAGCGGCTGGATCATTCAGGTTGGTGCGCTGGAGAGCGAAGGCGAAGCCAAGCAGCGCATCGACCTCGCCCGCAGCAAGGCCTCGGCCCTGCTGAGCAAGGCCGATCCCTTCACCGAGCCTGTCGTCGCCAAGGACAACCGCAAACTGTTCCGCGCCCGTTTCGCCGGCCTTGAGCGCGATCAGGCCGAAGCGGTCTGCAAGACGCTGAAGCGCGCCGACATTTCCTGCATCACCGTCCGCAACTGACCGGTTGCTTGGTTCGAAATCGCAAAGCCGGCGCCGCAAGCGCCGGCTT is a window encoding:
- the clpA gene encoding ATP-dependent Clp protease ATP-binding subunit ClpA; protein product: MPTFSQSLEQSLHRALAIANERHHQYATLEHLLLSLIDDSDAAAVMRACSVDLDKLRTSLVNYLETEFENLVTDGADDAKPTAGFQRVIQRAVIHVQSSGREEVTGANVLIAIFAERESHAAYFLQEQDMTRYDAVNYISHGIAKRPGVSEARPVRGVDEETETKGSDDSKKKGEALDTYCVNLNKKARDGKIDPVIGRNAEINRAIQVLCRRQKNNPLFVGEAGVGKTAIAEGLAKRIVDSEVPEVLAAATVFSLDMGTLLAGTRYRGDFEERLKQVLKELEAHPNAILFIDEIHTVIGAGATSGGAMDASNLLKPALASGTIRCMGSTTYKEYRQHFEKDRALVRRFQKIDVNEPTVEDAIAILKGLKPYFEDYHRLKYTNEAIEAAVQLSSRYIHDRKLPDKAIDVIDESGAAQMLVAENKRKKTIGIKEIETTIATMARIPPKSVSKDDAEVLKHLETTLKRVVFGQDKAIEALSASIKLSRAGLREPEKPIGSYLFSGPTGVGKTEVAKQLAASLGVELIRFDMSEYMERHTVSRLIGAPPGYVGFDQGGLLTDGVDQHPHCVVLLDEIEKAHPDLYNVLLQIMDHGRLTDHNGKQVNFRNVILIMTTNAGAADLARQAFGFTRSKREGDDHEAINRQFAPEFRNRLDAIVSFAHLNVDVIGMVVEKFVLQLEAQLADRDVTIELSEPAKAWLIERGYDEQMGARPMARVIQEHIKKPLADEVLFGHLKGGGHVRVVLVKDEASAEAKDEAKDKIGFEFVEGPVTPKPEKLPGARKRKPKPGGPNGGGSKGPASRGPLVKV
- the clpS gene encoding ATP-dependent Clp protease adapter ClpS; the encoded protein is MSNDENRNPGANGPSTSVITKVKPKTKRPNLYRVLILNDDYTPMEFVVHVLEKFFQKDAEAATKIMLHVHHHGIGECGVFTYEIAETKVTQVMDFARKHQHPLQCVMEKK
- a CDS encoding TadE/TadG family type IV pilus assembly protein; protein product: MLDTTIFSRVRAATRRFAGANQGNIAVLFAIAAVPVISFVGAAIDYTRANAARSAMQAALDSTALMLGKDLTDGTITTSQISTQATNYFNALYRNADAKSVSITATYTAAAGNGSTILLAGSGMVNTDFMKVAGFPSLNFNTNSTAAWGNVRMRVAMALDNTGSMAQDGKIAALRTSAASLVDQLSALARNPGDVYISVVPFAKEVNVGSSNHTQSWIDWSLWDSNSLTNSWGTCSQASKTTRSSCQSAGKVWTPDRTKWTGCVTDRTPPYNSQDTAPTAGNVPTLFPADEYYENSQYYCKTGNNPPLQKLMPLSYDWTAIKATINAMQPTGGTNQPIGISWAWQSLQQTLPLSAPAEDSNYTYKHALIVLSDGLNTEDRWPAHGNGNTQYGGAIDAIQQTLCTNIKNSGVVVYAIQLNTGSPGDPTSTALQNCASSLDKFYLVRDASQTLSVFNSIGTSLAKLRVAK
- a CDS encoding phasin family protein, whose translation is MVKVEDIQSYSKEHLESVAASASNLQSGVQAIATAYGDYAKKSFEDTKSFVEKLSGVKSVDKVLEVQTEFARSAYETFVAESQKIAGLYTDLAKQTFKPYEGLVAKFVPATH
- a CDS encoding D-alanyl-D-alanine carboxypeptidase, whose protein sequence is MLRTTLASSRTLRACVLGLATFTTAILITSDSAEARRYRHRHVVSHHRSHDAGESYSPQFSSIIVDGNSGAVLSSNNPDGSRHPASLTKIMTLYLLFERLEAKKMNLDTEMEVSEHASEQAPTKLGLRPGQTVKVEDAIKGLVTRSANDAAVVIAEAIGGDEDDFAKMMTRKARALGMTKTTYRNASGLPNDEQVTTARDQATLGRAIQDRFPTYYRYFSTSVFNYHGQAIRNHNRLLGNVEGVDGIKTGYTRASGFNLVTSMRRGNRHLVGVVLGGRSGGSRDAIMRNLLAENLEKGATRRTVAAITERNPADANADVAEAEAATRPSEMVQVNGAIAASEPGMAAQAATRPVAPAKPSLMAAAAAALPPPPAKVEPQAKPEPAQFTSGVIQTQQIAAIPGSAEPMKPVKVKTVQVKAGPMKLASAGPSQPAPPITSTIPAHPEVAETSSAVVARASETNKTETARMDMPPQPANFGTRQGVLGVLPASSVASSAPKANPSQALAYADPAPRAVQENGAIKPAAPAAAHSGWIIQVGALESEGEAKQRIDLARSKASALLSKADPFTEPVVAKDNRKLFRARFAGLERDQAEAVCKTLKRADISCITVRN